The Bacillus vallismortis genome window below encodes:
- the spoIISC gene encoding three component toxin-antitoxin-antitoxin system antitoxin SpoIISC, whose product MSGDTVKKLVRRVKFVDYGRFGLSGYSLRVRERSAMVLKHLKKRTKKSDI is encoded by the coding sequence TTGTCAGGTGATACAGTGAAAAAATTGGTGAGGCGTGTAAAATTTGTTGATTACGGAAGGTTTGGCCTTTCCGGGTATTCGCTTCGGGTGCGGGAGCGCAGTGCCATGGTATTGAAGCATCTAAAAAAACGAACAAAAAAAAGCGACATTTAA
- the spoIISB gene encoding three component toxin-antitoxin-antitoxin system antitoxin SpoIISB has protein sequence MERAFQNGCEPRAAKPSKILKKRSTTSVASYQVSPHTARIFKENERLIDEYKRKKA, from the coding sequence ATGGAACGCGCGTTTCAAAACGGATGCGAGCCCCGGGCGGCAAAACCGTCAAAGATCCTGAAAAAACGTTCAACCACCAGTGTCGCAAGCTATCAAGTCAGCCCGCATACAGCAAGAATCTTCAAAGAAAACGAACGGCTGATTGACGAGTATAAACGAAAAAAAGCATGA
- the spoIISA gene encoding toxin-antitoxin-antitoxin system toxin SpoIISA, which yields MLLFFQIMVWCTMAGLGLYVYATWRFEAKVKEKMSAIRKTWYLLFVLGAMIYWTYEPSSLFTDWERYLIVAVSFALIDAFIFLSAYVKKLAGSELETDTREILEENNEMLHMYLDRLKTYQYLLKNEPIHVYYGSIDAYAEGIDKLLKAYADKMNLTASLCHYSTQADKDRLTEHMDDPADVQTRLDRKDVYYDQYGKVVLIPFTIETQSYVIKLTSDSIVTEFDYLLFTSLTSIYDLVLPIEEEGEG from the coding sequence ATGCTTTTATTCTTTCAGATCATGGTCTGGTGCACCATGGCCGGATTAGGCTTATACGTGTACGCCACGTGGCGTTTCGAAGCGAAGGTCAAAGAAAAAATGTCCGCCATCCGGAAAACATGGTACTTGCTGTTTGTTTTGGGTGCTATGATATACTGGACATATGAGCCCTCTTCCCTATTTACCGACTGGGAACGGTATCTCATTGTCGCTGTCAGTTTCGCTTTAATTGACGCTTTCATCTTCTTAAGCGCATACGTCAAAAAACTGGCCGGCAGCGAACTGGAAACCGACACAAGAGAAATCCTCGAAGAAAACAACGAAATGCTTCACATGTATCTCGATCGGCTGAAAACATACCAATACCTATTGAAAAACGAACCGATCCACGTTTATTATGGAAGTATAGATGCATATGCTGAAGGTATTGATAAGCTGCTGAAAGCCTATGCCGATAAAATGAACTTAACGGCCTCACTTTGTCACTATTCGACACAGGCCGATAAGGACCGGTTAACCGAGCATATGGACGATCCGGCAGACGTGCAGACACGGCTCGATCGAAAGGATGTTTATTACGACCAATACGGAAAAGTGGTTCTCATCCCATTTACCATCGAGACACAGAGCTACGTCATCAAGCTGACGTCTGACAGCATTGTCACAGAATTTGATTATTTGCTTTTCACATCATTAACGAGCATATATGATTTAGTTCTGCCAATTGAGGAGGAAGGTGAAGGATAA
- a CDS encoding inorganic phosphate transporter, whose protein sequence is MDILFILTILIVICALVFDFINGFHDTANAIATSVSTKALKPRHAIIMAAVMNFIGAMTFTGVAKTITKDIVDPYTLENGSVVILAALLAAIAWNLITWYYGIPSSSSHAIIGAIAGAAIAAAGFAALNYKGFIKIIEALILSPIIAFVLGFILYSIVKLIFKDSNLSKTNKQFRRVQIVTAALQSYTHGTNDAQKAMGIITMALITANLHTSADVIPTWVQFACATAMGLGTSIGGWKIIKTVGGKIMKIRPVNGVSADLTGAAIIFGATFIHLPVSTTHVISSSILGVGASHRVKGVNWGTAKRMLVTWVITLPISATLGAIAYFILNMIF, encoded by the coding sequence ATGGATATTCTATTCATATTAACGATACTAATAGTCATTTGTGCTCTGGTGTTTGATTTCATCAACGGGTTTCATGATACGGCGAACGCAATTGCCACTTCGGTATCCACAAAAGCGCTGAAACCGCGCCACGCCATTATCATGGCGGCTGTGATGAACTTTATCGGGGCAATGACATTTACAGGTGTTGCAAAAACCATTACGAAAGACATCGTGGACCCTTATACACTGGAAAATGGTTCAGTTGTCATTTTGGCTGCGCTACTCGCTGCGATTGCCTGGAACCTGATCACATGGTACTACGGCATTCCAAGCAGCTCATCTCATGCCATCATTGGAGCTATTGCCGGTGCAGCTATTGCCGCGGCTGGATTTGCTGCGTTAAATTATAAGGGCTTTATCAAAATTATTGAAGCACTGATCCTATCACCCATTATTGCCTTTGTTCTTGGTTTTATTCTTTACAGCATCGTTAAGCTGATTTTCAAAGACAGCAATTTGTCGAAAACGAACAAGCAGTTCCGCAGAGTGCAAATTGTAACAGCTGCCCTGCAATCGTACACACATGGAACAAACGATGCGCAAAAAGCAATGGGAATTATCACAATGGCTCTCATCACAGCGAATTTACATACTTCTGCTGATGTCATTCCAACCTGGGTGCAATTCGCCTGCGCGACAGCCATGGGTCTTGGAACTTCAATCGGCGGCTGGAAAATCATCAAAACCGTTGGCGGAAAGATCATGAAAATCCGTCCGGTAAACGGTGTTTCCGCTGACTTAACCGGGGCAGCCATTATTTTCGGCGCCACATTTATACATTTGCCGGTCAGCACAACCCACGTCATTTCTTCATCTATCCTTGGCGTCGGTGCGTCACACCGGGTAAAAGGCGTAAACTGGGGCACAGCTAAGCGTATGCTCGTGACATGGGTCATCACGCTTCCGATTTCAGCGACACTCGGTGCCATCGCCTACTTTATTTTAAATATGATTTTTTAA
- a CDS encoding DUF47 domain-containing protein — protein sequence MIRRKKDKFSLLLTEIAKNIDETAEYFVNFKVTNQTTLKEFADTLKEYETKGDNHVHVMIKELNKAFITPIEREDILQLTNSLDDVLDGIEHFSAMMEIFSITSSDEHIDKFSGYIRECAKEILITIELLAENRLKDIQPHAIKIKEYEHSCDNLHRKSLKNLFGNETDPIKVIQYREIYETLEEIADSCQSVANNLETIIMKNA from the coding sequence ATGATAAGAAGAAAAAAAGATAAGTTCTCACTCCTTTTAACAGAAATCGCAAAGAATATAGACGAAACTGCCGAATATTTTGTGAACTTTAAGGTCACAAACCAAACGACGCTTAAAGAATTCGCAGATACGTTAAAGGAATATGAAACAAAAGGTGACAATCATGTTCATGTCATGATTAAAGAGCTTAACAAAGCGTTCATCACTCCTATTGAACGCGAAGATATCCTTCAGCTGACAAACAGCCTGGATGATGTGCTTGACGGAATCGAGCATTTCTCTGCCATGATGGAGATTTTTTCAATTACTTCATCAGACGAGCATATCGATAAATTCAGCGGATACATCAGAGAATGTGCGAAAGAAATTTTGATTACAATTGAGCTGCTGGCAGAAAACCGCTTAAAGGATATTCAGCCTCACGCAATCAAAATTAAAGAATATGAGCACAGCTGTGACAACCTGCACAGAAAATCATTAAAGAATCTTTTCGGAAATGAAACAGATCCGATCAAAGTGATTCAATACCGTGAAATTTACGAAACGCTTGAAGAAATTGCCGACTCTTGCCAAAGTGTTGCCAATAATCTTGAAACCATCATTATGAAAAACGCGTAA
- the steT gene encoding serine/threonine exchanger: protein MHTEDNGLKKEIGLLFALTLVIGTIIGSGVFMKPGAVLAYSGDSKTALFAWLLGGILTLAGGLTIAEIGTQIPKTGGLYTYLEEVYGEFWGFLCGWVQIIIYGPAIIGALGLYFGSLMANLFGWGSGLSKGIGIIAVLFLCIINIIGTKYGGFVQTLTTIGKLIPIACIIIFGLWKGDQHIFTAVNESISDMNFGAAILATLFAYDGWILLAALGGEMKNPEKLLPRAMTGGLLIVTAIYIFINFALLHILSANEIVTLGENATSTAATMLFGSVGGKLISVGIIVSIFGCLNGKILSFPRVSYAMAERKQLPFAEKLSHVHPTFRTPWIAITFQIAVSLIMMLISNPDKLSEISIFMIYIFYVMAFFAVFILRKRTKGEKRAYSVPLYPFMPILAIAGSFFVLGSTLITDTMSCGLSILTGLAGLPVYYWMKKRKAS, encoded by the coding sequence ATGCATACTGAAGACAACGGTTTGAAAAAAGAGATAGGCCTCTTGTTTGCCCTTACTCTTGTCATCGGAACCATTATCGGTTCAGGTGTGTTTATGAAGCCTGGCGCTGTGCTCGCTTATTCGGGTGATTCAAAGACAGCGCTATTCGCCTGGCTGTTGGGCGGTATTTTAACACTGGCGGGCGGTTTGACAATCGCGGAAATCGGAACGCAGATTCCGAAAACCGGCGGGCTCTATACGTACCTTGAAGAAGTGTACGGAGAGTTTTGGGGGTTTTTGTGCGGCTGGGTGCAGATTATCATTTACGGTCCGGCGATTATCGGCGCGCTGGGTTTATATTTTGGATCTTTAATGGCGAATCTTTTCGGCTGGGGATCTGGACTATCAAAAGGAATCGGAATTATAGCCGTTCTCTTTTTATGCATCATTAATATTATCGGTACAAAATACGGCGGCTTTGTCCAAACGCTGACAACGATCGGCAAGCTGATTCCGATTGCATGCATCATCATCTTCGGTCTTTGGAAAGGCGATCAGCACATCTTTACAGCAGTAAACGAAAGCATTTCCGATATGAATTTCGGAGCAGCCATCTTGGCTACACTGTTTGCTTACGACGGATGGATTCTTCTGGCCGCTCTCGGCGGAGAAATGAAAAATCCCGAAAAGCTGCTGCCACGCGCAATGACTGGCGGATTATTAATCGTAACAGCCATCTATATTTTCATTAATTTTGCATTGCTTCACATCCTGTCTGCGAACGAAATAGTCACACTTGGTGAAAATGCGACAAGCACTGCTGCGACCATGCTGTTCGGTTCAGTTGGCGGAAAGCTGATCAGTGTCGGGATTATTGTCAGTATCTTCGGCTGCTTAAACGGAAAGATCCTTTCTTTCCCGCGGGTGTCCTACGCGATGGCGGAACGCAAACAGCTTCCATTTGCTGAAAAACTGTCACATGTGCATCCGACGTTCCGCACACCATGGATTGCGATTACCTTCCAGATTGCTGTGTCTTTGATTATGATGCTGATCAGCAACCCTGATAAACTTTCGGAAATCTCTATTTTCATGATCTACATTTTTTATGTAATGGCCTTTTTTGCGGTGTTTATCCTCCGCAAGCGAACAAAGGGAGAAAAGCGCGCCTACAGTGTTCCGCTTTACCCATTCATGCCGATTTTGGCAATCGCGGGCTCATTCTTTGTGTTAGGAAGCACACTGATTACAGATACAATGAGCTGTGGATTATCAATCCTCACCGGCCTTGCCGGACTGCCTGTTTATTACTGGATGAAAAAACGAAAAGCTAGCTGA
- a CDS encoding ring-cleaving dioxygenase: MKVNGIHHVSALTADAQKNLDFYKKVLGLKLVKKSVNQDEPTMYHLFYGDEVANPGTELTFFEIPRIAPFHAGTNSISSIGLRVPSTEALHFWKERFEEHQVAHSGVTQRAGRDILAFRDHEGQRLVLTADEKGKGYGLPVKQSGIPEEFSFRGLGPVELTVPYAEPTLHVLMNILGFTEISRETVEGQGAAVILESGEGGAATEIHLIERNDLPRERQGKGSVHHVAFRVRDEEELAGWHQTISREGYSNSGIVERYYFKALYFREPNGILFELSTDGPGFMVDENLDELGQTIALPPYLEHRRAEIEAKLKPIH; this comes from the coding sequence ATGAAAGTCAACGGCATTCACCACGTGTCGGCATTAACGGCCGACGCACAAAAAAACTTAGATTTTTATAAGAAAGTATTAGGATTAAAGCTCGTCAAAAAATCCGTCAACCAGGATGAACCGACAATGTACCATCTGTTCTACGGAGATGAAGTGGCAAATCCAGGAACTGAGCTGACGTTTTTCGAGATTCCCCGCATTGCGCCGTTTCATGCGGGCACAAACAGTATTTCTTCTATTGGTTTGCGTGTTCCAAGCACAGAAGCCCTGCATTTTTGGAAAGAACGTTTTGAAGAGCATCAGGTGGCGCATAGCGGAGTCACCCAAAGAGCGGGACGTGACATATTGGCATTCCGAGATCATGAAGGGCAGCGCCTTGTGCTGACTGCGGATGAGAAAGGAAAAGGATATGGCCTGCCTGTTAAACAAAGCGGTATTCCGGAAGAATTTTCGTTTCGCGGGTTAGGGCCGGTTGAGCTGACTGTACCGTACGCTGAACCCACTTTACACGTATTGATGAATATTCTCGGATTTACAGAAATCAGCCGTGAAACAGTCGAAGGACAAGGAGCCGCCGTCATTTTGGAATCTGGAGAAGGCGGTGCTGCAACAGAAATCCATTTAATAGAAAGAAACGATCTTCCGCGCGAACGCCAAGGAAAAGGAAGTGTTCACCATGTTGCGTTTCGGGTAAGAGATGAAGAAGAGCTTGCCGGGTGGCATCAGACCATCAGCCGGGAAGGCTATAGCAATTCCGGCATCGTTGAACGCTACTATTTCAAGGCGCTGTATTTCAGAGAGCCGAACGGCATTTTGTTCGAGTTATCAACAGATGGACCGGGATTTATGGTTGATGAAAACCTTGATGAGCTCGGCCAAACGATCGCTCTTCCTCCGTATCTTGAGCATCGAAGAGCTGAAATAGAAGCAAAACTAAAACCGATACACTAA
- a CDS encoding glycosyltransferase family 39 protein, translating into MEKKKRELDIVLILILLASAFLNIYNIWNDDTVNPYYTAAVTSMMQSFHHFFYASFDAAGFITVDKPPVTYQIQTISALIFGMHGWSVILPQALAGVGSVLLMYLLIKPTFGKTAARIASFVMACTPIAVAVARTNNVDALLVFFLLLATWLLFKAIRKGKLIWLLAAFFIVGVGFNTKMLQAYMILPAFLLFYLIAANATIKKKIISLVSALAVLAAVSLSWPLIVDNIPASKRPYIGSSQTNSVLELAFGYNGIQRLTGQKSGGGQSGSTGDASKEMPSSDNNSSQTQAPPNQSSSNSSSSDDKSSNGNMVAPPSNGQMPNSGEMPSGGQGGPPSGGDGGQGGPGGDGGKSGTGTGSKMQSGSGMFGTGTPGPLRLFQQELSDQISWLIPFAIFGIAGLLIAGARERRRLSAEQKETVFWVAWLVPIAGFFSVAEFFHHYYLIMLAPPIAALVGAGWVALVHLYRNQTGWTSWLLPAAILATTGFELFILRNYNDQIGAGWSIGVGIIGALSAIALLLFKQRQKPISYYVSLAALLALLVMPIYWASTPLLYGGNSSQPETGPQLASASGKGMGMSDATVNEKLIKYLEENNSEAEYLFATTDSNTAAPYIIKTKKAVMAIGGFSGSDPAITLTQFKKLVKEGKVKYFLASGMGRGGNNDIVEWVEKNGKEVSSSKWQSSSDQQSSSDQKTENNDSADTSSNSESSGENSQMGGGSGGMNQSVTLYELNADE; encoded by the coding sequence GTGGAAAAGAAAAAACGCGAGCTGGATATCGTCCTTATCCTCATTTTGCTCGCATCTGCATTTTTAAATATCTATAACATTTGGAATGACGACACGGTGAATCCTTATTACACCGCGGCAGTTACAAGTATGATGCAAAGCTTTCATCATTTCTTTTATGCTTCGTTCGATGCTGCCGGCTTTATAACAGTTGATAAACCGCCTGTTACATACCAAATCCAAACGATCAGCGCATTAATATTCGGTATGCACGGGTGGAGCGTTATTCTCCCTCAAGCATTGGCGGGTGTAGGTTCAGTCCTTCTGATGTACTTGCTGATTAAGCCGACATTCGGTAAAACGGCGGCGCGCATTGCCTCATTTGTTATGGCATGTACGCCGATTGCTGTAGCTGTAGCACGAACAAACAATGTCGATGCATTACTGGTATTTTTCTTATTGCTTGCCACATGGCTCCTCTTTAAAGCGATCAGAAAAGGAAAGCTGATCTGGCTGTTAGCAGCATTTTTCATCGTTGGAGTAGGTTTCAATACAAAAATGCTGCAAGCTTATATGATTTTACCGGCTTTCTTATTGTTCTATCTGATTGCGGCAAACGCCACAATCAAGAAAAAAATCATTTCCTTGGTAAGTGCGTTAGCTGTATTAGCAGCTGTTTCGTTATCATGGCCGCTCATTGTTGACAATATTCCTGCAAGCAAGCGGCCTTATATCGGAAGCAGCCAGACCAACTCTGTTTTGGAATTGGCTTTCGGATATAACGGGATTCAACGGCTGACAGGCCAAAAATCCGGCGGCGGACAGAGCGGATCAACCGGAGACGCCTCAAAAGAAATGCCGTCTTCTGATAACAATTCATCACAAACTCAAGCGCCGCCTAACCAGTCATCAAGCAACAGCTCATCAAGTGATGACAAATCATCAAATGGCAATATGGTGGCACCTCCATCCAACGGTCAAATGCCAAACAGCGGAGAAATGCCGAGCGGCGGTCAAGGAGGCCCTCCAAGCGGCGGAGATGGCGGCCAAGGCGGCCCCGGCGGAGACGGAGGGAAAAGCGGTACAGGAACCGGCTCGAAAATGCAATCAGGTTCAGGAATGTTCGGAACGGGAACACCTGGTCCGCTGCGGCTTTTCCAACAAGAATTGTCTGATCAAATCAGCTGGCTAATACCATTTGCGATTTTTGGAATCGCAGGTTTACTGATCGCAGGCGCGAGAGAAAGAAGAAGATTATCTGCAGAGCAGAAGGAAACGGTGTTCTGGGTCGCATGGCTTGTACCGATTGCCGGATTCTTCAGTGTCGCAGAATTTTTCCATCATTATTATCTCATTATGCTGGCACCGCCGATTGCGGCTCTTGTCGGGGCGGGGTGGGTTGCCCTTGTTCATCTGTACCGCAATCAGACAGGCTGGACATCATGGCTTCTGCCGGCAGCGATTCTTGCGACAACTGGGTTTGAATTGTTTATTCTCAGGAATTACAACGATCAAATCGGCGCAGGCTGGAGCATTGGCGTAGGGATTATCGGCGCGTTGTCAGCGATTGCTCTGCTGCTGTTCAAACAGCGCCAAAAACCGATCAGTTATTATGTATCACTTGCAGCTCTTCTCGCATTGCTGGTGATGCCGATTTATTGGGCAAGCACACCGCTTCTGTACGGAGGCAATAGCTCACAGCCTGAAACAGGGCCTCAGCTCGCTTCAGCCAGCGGAAAAGGCATGGGTATGTCAGATGCGACTGTAAATGAAAAACTGATCAAATATCTAGAGGAGAATAACTCCGAAGCTGAATATCTATTCGCCACAACAGACTCGAACACAGCAGCGCCATATATTATTAAAACGAAAAAAGCTGTCATGGCTATTGGCGGATTCAGCGGTTCTGACCCGGCGATCACACTGACTCAATTCAAAAAACTAGTAAAAGAAGGAAAAGTGAAATACTTCTTGGCTTCTGGAATGGGAAGAGGCGGAAACAATGACATTGTTGAATGGGTTGAGAAAAACGGGAAAGAAGTGTCTTCATCTAAATGGCAATCAAGTTCTGATCAACAATCATCATCTGATCAGAAAACAGAAAATAATGATTCAGCTGATACATCAAGCAACAGCGAGTCTTCAGGCGAAAACAGCCAAATGGGCGGCGGATCTGGCGGAATGAATCAGTCAGTTACATTATACGAACTAAATGCTGATGAATAG
- a CDS encoding glycosyltransferase family 2 protein, protein MSRHIQYSVVVPVYNEELVIHETYQRLKEVMDQTKENYELLFVNDGSKDRSIEILREHSLIDPRVKIIDFSRNFGHQIAITAGMDYAQGNAIAVIDADLQDPPELILDLIEKWKEGYEVVYAVRTKRKGETFFKKQTAAMFYRLLSSMTDIDIPIDTGDFRLMDRKVCDEMKRLKEKNPFVRGLVSWVGFKQTAVEYVRDERLAGETKYPLKKMLKLSMDGITTFSHKPLKLASYAGMFMSGAGFLYMFIVLYLKLFTDSTITGWSSLIVIQLLFSGIVLLILGMIGEYIGRIYDEAKDRPLYIVQKSYGIENKRLYRDQHMS, encoded by the coding sequence ATGAGCAGACATATTCAATATTCAGTTGTTGTACCTGTGTATAACGAAGAGCTTGTCATTCATGAAACCTATCAGCGCTTAAAAGAGGTCATGGATCAAACGAAGGAAAACTACGAGCTGCTTTTTGTCAATGATGGAAGCAAAGATCGCAGTATTGAGATTTTAAGAGAGCACAGCCTGATCGATCCGAGAGTGAAAATCATTGATTTTTCAAGGAACTTTGGGCACCAAATCGCCATTACAGCGGGTATGGATTATGCACAGGGGAATGCAATCGCCGTCATTGACGCCGATTTGCAGGACCCTCCTGAGTTGATTTTAGATTTGATTGAAAAGTGGAAGGAAGGCTATGAGGTTGTGTACGCAGTGCGGACAAAACGAAAAGGGGAAACCTTTTTCAAAAAACAAACCGCGGCTATGTTTTACCGTCTTCTCAGCAGCATGACAGATATTGATATCCCGATTGATACAGGGGATTTCCGCCTTATGGACAGAAAAGTCTGTGATGAAATGAAGAGATTAAAAGAAAAAAATCCTTTTGTCAGAGGGCTCGTCAGCTGGGTGGGCTTCAAACAGACAGCGGTCGAGTACGTACGTGATGAAAGGCTCGCCGGAGAAACAAAGTACCCGCTGAAGAAAATGCTCAAGCTTTCAATGGATGGCATCACGACATTTTCACACAAACCGCTGAAGCTGGCAAGCTACGCGGGGATGTTCATGTCAGGTGCGGGATTTCTGTATATGTTTATCGTGCTGTACTTGAAGCTATTCACAGACAGCACGATTACGGGCTGGTCATCCCTTATTGTGATCCAGCTCCTGTTCAGCGGCATCGTCCTTCTGATTCTAGGGATGATCGGCGAATATATCGGCAGAATCTACGATGAAGCCAAAGACAGGCCGCTTTACATCGTGCAGAAATCATATGGAATTGAAAATAAAAGACTCTATAGAGACCAGCATATGTCATAA
- the htrA gene encoding serine protease HtrA, with protein MNNYRDENRTEGNENEVFLAKENDQSPSYSARNVIHDQEKKKRGFGWFRPLLGGVIGGSLALGIYTFTPLGDHDSQDTAKQSSSQQETQSVTAKSTSSESSKSSSDSSSSSAFKSEDSSKISNMVEDISPAIVGITNLQAQSNSSLFGSDSSGSSEGTESGSGSGVIFKKENGKAYIITNNHVVEGASSLKVSLYDGTEATAKLVGSDSLTDLAVLQISDDHVTKVASFGDSSDLRTGETVIAIGDPLGKDLSRTVTQGIVSGVDRTVSMSTSAGQTSINVIQTDAAINPGNSGGPLLSTSGKIVGINSMKISEDDVEGIGFAIPSNDVKPIAEELLSKGQIERPYIGVSMLDLEQVPQNYQEGTLGLFGSQLNKGVYIREVASGSPAEKAGLKAEDIIISLKGKEINTGSELRNILYKDANIGDTVEVKILRNGKEMTKKIKLDQKEETTS; from the coding sequence ATGAATAACTATCGTGACGAAAACAGAACGGAAGGAAATGAGAATGAGGTCTTTCTAGCGAAAGAAAACGATCAGAGCCCCTCCTACTCAGCCCGCAATGTGATTCATGACCAGGAGAAGAAAAAACGAGGGTTCGGATGGTTCAGACCGCTGCTCGGCGGCGTGATCGGCGGCAGTCTCGCTCTCGGCATTTACACGTTTACACCGCTAGGCGACCATGATTCTCAGGACACAGCAAAACAATCATCCAGCCAGCAGGAAACGCAATCTGTTACTGCGAAAAGCACGTCCTCTGAATCTAGCAAAAGCTCGTCAGACTCAAGCAGCTCATCTGCATTCAAGAGCGAGGATTCTTCTAAAATCTCAAATATGGTGGAAGACATTTCACCGGCGATTGTCGGTATTACAAATCTTCAGGCCCAGTCCAACAGCTCTTTGTTCGGCTCTGACTCATCCGGTTCCAGCGAAGGTACAGAAAGCGGATCGGGATCGGGTGTCATTTTCAAAAAAGAGAACGGCAAGGCTTATATCATTACGAATAACCACGTCGTAGAAGGGGCGTCTTCACTGAAGGTATCTTTATATGACGGCACTGAGGCGACAGCAAAGCTGGTAGGCAGTGATTCGTTAACAGATTTAGCGGTCCTTCAAATCAGTGATGACCACGTAACAAAAGTGGCGAGCTTCGGTGATTCATCTGATCTCAGAACAGGCGAGACCGTCATTGCGATTGGAGATCCGCTCGGAAAAGACCTGTCCCGCACAGTAACGCAAGGAATTGTAAGCGGTGTGGACCGAACGGTTTCAATGTCAACATCAGCCGGTCAAACCAGCATTAACGTGATTCAAACCGACGCAGCGATTAACCCAGGTAACAGCGGCGGTCCATTGTTAAGCACTTCCGGCAAAATCGTCGGCATTAACAGTATGAAAATCAGTGAAGATGATGTTGAGGGCATTGGATTTGCAATCCCAAGCAACGACGTAAAACCGATTGCTGAAGAATTGCTGTCTAAGGGGCAAATTGAACGTCCGTATATCGGTGTCAGTATGCTTGATTTAGAACAAGTACCGCAAAACTACCAAGAAGGCACACTCGGCCTGTTCGGAAGCCAGCTGAATAAGGGCGTATACATCCGTGAGGTCGCTTCAGGCTCTCCTGCTGAAAAGGCCGGATTGAAAGCGGAGGATATTATCATCAGCCTGAAGGGCAAAGAAATCAATACAGGCAGTGAACTGCGCAATATCTTATATAAAGACGCAAACATCGGTGATACCGTTGAAGTGAAAATCCTTAGAAACGGCAAAGAAATGACGAAAAAAATCAAACTCGACCAAAAAGAAGAAACAACTTCTTAA
- the proG gene encoding pyrroline-5-carboxylate reductase ProG, producing MEQIGLIGYGSMADMIARQLLKHGQIKENELFIETRTKGERLQALMSDYPNVSADSLENWAETCGLILICVPPLHVIETLRRLHPYVNRNTHIVSIAAGVPLRLLEAETEAGISRFIPAITSEAEAGVSLVVHSEALTADKKERLNELLSVFSSVREIKESNLDAASNLTSSAPGFIAAVFEELALSAVRNSSLSKEEAFDFLIHSLYGTGKLLIEKNMSFEETLGRVATKGGITGEGAEVIRASLPDVFDRMFDKTLKKYELLTEQAEKQT from the coding sequence ATGGAACAGATTGGATTGATTGGATATGGCAGCATGGCCGATATGATCGCCAGGCAGCTGTTGAAGCATGGCCAAATCAAGGAGAATGAGCTCTTTATTGAAACAAGAACGAAAGGGGAGCGGCTTCAGGCGCTGATGTCAGATTATCCAAATGTATCGGCGGATTCGCTTGAGAACTGGGCTGAAACGTGCGGTTTGATTTTGATATGTGTCCCGCCGCTCCATGTCATTGAAACACTGCGCCGTCTGCACCCGTATGTAAACAGGAATACGCATATCGTTTCCATTGCCGCCGGTGTGCCGCTGCGTCTTTTGGAGGCTGAAACGGAGGCTGGTATATCACGTTTCATTCCTGCCATAACGTCCGAAGCTGAAGCGGGCGTCTCGCTTGTCGTTCACAGTGAGGCATTGACAGCGGATAAAAAAGAACGTCTGAATGAATTGTTATCGGTTTTCAGCAGTGTACGAGAAATCAAAGAATCAAATTTGGATGCCGCCAGCAATTTGACGAGCTCGGCACCCGGGTTCATAGCTGCCGTCTTCGAAGAACTGGCGCTGTCTGCGGTGAGAAACAGCAGCCTGTCCAAAGAAGAAGCCTTTGATTTTCTGATTCATTCTCTATACGGTACTGGCAAACTGCTGATCGAAAAGAATATGTCTTTCGAGGAAACGCTGGGGCGTGTCGCAACGAAAGGCGGAATTACTGGAGAGGGAGCTGAGGTGATCCGCGCCTCTTTGCCAGACGTTTTTGATCGGATGTTTGATAAAACCTTGAAAAAATATGAGCTGCTTACAGAACAGGCAGAGAAACAGACATGA